In Acidimicrobiales bacterium, the genomic window CGGTGGCGGAGGCGGCGGCGGCGGCGGTCAGTTGGGGCGCCACCCCGTGTGGGTCGCCCAGGCCTCGGCCCGCCCCATGATCGCGGCGATCACCGGCGACTTCGCCTCGGCGTAGTAGTTGACGTCGCGCCAGTGCCGGGCGGCCAGGCGGCGCTTGGTGTCTTCGTACAGGCGGCGGTCGTCGGCGTCGAGGCGCAGCCAGTCCCGGAACAGCACGTGGCGCCGCTCGTCGTCGGACCCCGCCGCCCACACGTGCACGTGCACGTCGCGCCCCGCCGTGCGGAACATGCGGTGGCCGGGCTCGCGCACCCGCAACAGGTAGCCGGCCCGCTCCAGGTCGGGCGCGAACGCGACCTCGTCGTCGGGGTCCTCCACCGTCACCTGGATGTCGACGATGGGCTTGGCGGCGAGCCCGGGGACCGCCGTCGACCCCACGTGGTCGATCCGCCGGGCGCGCCCGCCGAGGGCCCTGGCGATCGCGGCCCGCTGGCGCTCGAAGACGGCGGGCCATGTCGGGTCGGGATCGGCCAGGACCACGGGTCGCTCCTCGCGCCCGCCGACGAGGACGGCGTCGAGGTACGCGTCGAAGCCGGGGTCGCCCGGCACGCCGCCCCGCATGTCGCCCGGCATGTCGCCCGGCCCACCGGTCCGGTCCGTCACGGGGCCATCATTCCGTACCGCCTCTATCCTCGGGGCCGGGCGGGGACGGGCTCCGGCCGGCGAGGAGGCGGGACATGGCGCGGGTGCTCATCACGGGATGCTCCAGCGGGTTCGGGCGGGCCACGGCCGTCGAGCTGAAGAAGCGCGGCTACCAGGTGGTGGCCACGGCCCGGCGCCCCGAGACCCTCGCCGACCTCGACGTGGACCAGCGCCTGGCCCTCGACGTCACCGACGACGCCTCGGTGACCGCCGCCGTGGCGGCCGCCGGGGAACTCGACGTGCTCGTGAACAACGCCGGCATCGGCATCGGCGGCCCGGTCGAGCTCGTCCCCCTCGCCGAGGTGCGGCGTCTGTTCGACACGAACTTCTTCGGCGCGCTGCGCATGATGCAGGCGGTCCTCCCCGGGATGCGGGCGCGGGGCACGGGGACCATCGTCAACCTGTCGTCGGTGTCGGGGCGCGTGGCCGCCCCGCTGTCGGGGTTCTACGCCGCGTCCAAGTACGCGCTCGAAGCGGTGTCAGAGGCGCTGCACGTCGAGGCCGGGCACTTCGGCATCAACGTCGTCGTCATCGAGCCCGGCTACTTCAAGACCAACATCGGCGAGTCGCACCGCGACTTCGGGGTGGACGCGCCCCCCTACGACGAGCTCGAGGCGGCCACGAGGAAGATCGAGGAGCGCCTCGGTCGGGGTGAGGCGCCCGGCCCCGAGGTGGTGGCGGCCGCCATCGCCGACGCCGTCGAGGCGCCGGGCGTCCCGTGGAGGGTGCCGGTGGGGACCGATGCCGAGATGGTGCTCGGGGCGCGCGCCGCCCTGGACGACGCCGCCTTCGAGAAGGCCATGCGCGAGGTGCTCGGCCTCGACTGGTGAGCCCTGCGCCCTGCGCCCGGCGGTCGCTCGGGGCGCGACTACCTCCGGTCGCTCACGGAGATCGAAGCCCGCCGGTGGGCGCCGCCAGCACGACGCCCTCCCAAGGCCCGAGCCGGACGGGCGACGGCGCGTCCGACCCGTCGCGGGCCCGGTCGGTGCCGATCAGGACGTGGTGCGCGCCGGGGAGGTCGAGCGCCGCCGGGAGGTCCCCGAGGTTGAGCGCCACGACCGTCGACTCGCCGCGCCGCCATGCCCACACCCCGTCGGGCGCCGCCATCTCGCGGTAGTCGCCGCCGTGGAGGTCCGGTGACCCCCGGCGCAGCGCGATGACGTCGCGCACGAACCACAGCACCGACGCCGGGTCGGCGCGCTGGGCGGCGACGTTGCACGCCGCCGGGTCGGTCATGGGCAGCCACGGCGTCGGCCCCGGCGCGCTGAAGCCGCCGTTGGGCCCGCCGTCCCACGGCATGGGCGTGCGCTGCGGGTCGCGGCCCGCGTAGTGGGGCCAGAACCGCAGGCCCACCGGGTCGAGGAGCTGCTCCTCGGAGAGCTCGCCGTCGGTGAGCCCGATCTCGTCGCCCTGGAAGAGCACCGGGGTTCCCCGCAGGGTGAGGAGCATCAGCAGCGCCAGGCGCGTCCGGGCGGGATCGCCCCCGGCCCACCGGGTGGCCAGGCGCGACACGTCGTGGTTCGAGCCTGTCCACACCGGCCACGCCCCCGGCGGGAGCAGGGCCTCGGTGCGCGCCACGATGCCCGACAGCGCGGCCGACTCGAAGGGCGCCTCGATGAACGGGAAGTTGAAGCCGAGGTGCAGCTCGTCGTCCCCCGCGCCGTAGTAGGAGCAGAGCGTCTCGAGCTCCTCGACGTTGGTCTCCCCGAGGAGCAGGCGCGGCTCGTCGTAGCCGGCGGACACCCGCCGCCACCGCCGCAGCACGTCGTGGACCTCGGGCCGGTTGCTGTTGTACTCGGTGCGCTGCCCGAACATCTGCATGATCCACGGGTCGTCCTCGGTGGCGGGCGGGTTGTCGCGCAACTGGGCGTCCTTGACGACCATGGTGCAGACGTCGATGCGGAACCCCGCCACGCCCCGGTCCCACCAGAAGCGCAGGATGTCGTCGAAGGCGGCGCGCACGCCGTCGTTCCACCAGTTGAGGTCGGGCTGCTCGGGGAGGAAGTTGTGGAGGTAGTACTGCCCCGAGGCGTCGTCGAACGTCCATGCCGGGCCACCGAAGGTGCTCACCCAGTTGTTGGGGGGCGAGCCGTCGGGCGCGGGGTCCGCCCACACGTACCAGTCGCGCCGCGGGCCCCGGGGCGACGAGCGCGACTCGACGAACCAGGGGTGGTGGTCGCTCGTGTGGTTGGGCACCAGGTCGAGCAGCACGCGGATCCCGGACTCGGCGGCCCGGGCGATGACCCGGTCGAGGTCGGCCAGGCTGCCGAACACCGGGTGCACGTCGCAGTAGTCGGCCACGTCGTAGCCCCAGTCGGCGTTGGGCGACGGGCCCACCGGGCTCAGCCAGACGGCGTCGACACCCAGCCAAGCCAGGTGCTCCAGCCGCTCGAGGAGCCCGGCCAGGTCGCCGACGCCGTCGCCGTCGGCGTCGGCGAACGACCGGAGGTAGACCTGGTAGAGGACGGCGGAGCGCCACCACTCGCCCCCGCCGGGCCCACCCGGGCCCTGTGCCGCGCCCCGTGGCGTGTCTGCGTGTGCGCCTGGCGCTCCTGGCAACCGATCCTCCGTGCGCCCGCCCTATCCGGTGAGCGGGCCGGCGGGCGCGCCGGGCAGCTCGGTGGCCCGCCAGCAGTACCAGGCGGCCACCGAACGATAGGGCCGGAAGGCGTCGCCGAGGGGCTGCAGCTCACGCGGCGAGGGCATGGGCACGCCCCAGGCCTGGCCGTAGCCCTTGCGGACCCCCAGGTCCCCGGTGGGCCACACGTCGAGCCGCCGCAGCTGGAACAGCAGGAACATCTCCGCCGTCCAGCGCCCGATGCCCCGCACCGTCGACAGGCGCTCGATCACCTCCTCGTCGTCCTCGCGGGCGATGCCGCGCGGGTCGAGGACGACGGTCCCGTCGACCACCTTGGCGGCCAGGTCCCGCAGCGAGGCCGCCTTGTTGCCCGACAGCCCGGCCGTCCGCATGGTGTCGGGCGACAGCGCCAGCACGGCCTCCGGACTGACGTCGGCGTCGAGCGCCGCCACCAGGCGGCCGTGGATGGCCGACGCCGCCGCCCCGGCCAGTTGCTGGTACACGATCGACTGCACCAGGGCGGCGAAGTGGGTGGCGTCGCGCGTGCCGAGGCGGGGCAAGCCGAACGACTCGGCCAGCCCGGCCACGACGGGGTCACGGGCGGCGAGCTCGCGTGCCGCCGCCGTGAAGGTCCGGGGGCGGCGCGGCCGCGACGCGTCGGCGGGGTCGCTGCGCATCCGGTGGTCGAACCTCCCGGGCCCCGTGGCTATTCCCGGATCGGGCGCCACCGCTGGGGCCGCCGCTAGCGTCGGCGCCGTGGAGGCGACCGGAGGACAGGCGGGCGGGGACCGGTACTGCACCGGCTGCGGCCGGCCCCGGCCGGACTGCCCGGGGTGCGGGCGCCGGCTCGACCCACCCCGGTTCTGCGACCGCTGCGGGCGGCGCATGGCGGTGGTGGTCACGCCGGCGGGGTTCACGGCGCGGTGCCGGGACCACGGCGTGGCGACGGCGGCCCCCGTGGGAGACTGAGCCCGTGGACCGGATCGGCGTCGTGGACACCATGTTCGCCCGGTACGACATGGGCACCGAGGCCGTCGACGAGCTGAAGCAGTGCCCCGGCCACGGGGAGCGCTTCGAGGTCGTCAGGCGCACCGTCCCGGGCTTCAAGGACCTCGGCGTCGAGTGCAAGAAGCTCGTCGAGGAGGAGGGCTGCGCCATCGTCGTGGCCCTGGGCATGCCCGGCAAGGCCGCCGTCGACCAGGTGTGCGCGCACGAGGCGTCGCAGGGGATCATGCTCGCCCAGCTGCTCACCAACACCCACGTGCTCGAGGTCTTCGTCCACGAGAACGAGGAGGAGGACCCCGAGCGCCTCGCCGCGGTGTGCGTGGACCGGGCGCGCAAGCACGCCCGCAACGCGTACTGGATGGTGTACGAGCCCGAGCAGCTCACCCGTCGTGCCGGCCGGGGCGTGCGCCAGGGCTACGGGGACGCCGGGCCCATCGTGCCGCCGCGCTCCTGACCCGCCCGCCGCGGGCCGGTCGAGGGGGAGGGCTCCCGACCGGGGCCCGGGGTCCGGCTCCGGTGGTCGAAGATCCGGCGGTCCCGGAATCAGCCCAGCCCCATCCCGAGGTCCTCGTGCCGCGACCGCGCCCGGTCGCGGTGACGTCCTGGCGCCGGCAGCTCCATGCCCCGTCGTGCCAGCAGGCGGCCGAGCTCGGCGTGCTCGGCCCGGTCGTCGCGGCCGGGAGCGACGCCGAGCGCCGGGGCCGTCTGTTCCACGACGCGGCCGCCGACCACGTGTCGCCGCTCCCCCACCCCGCGCCCCTCGGCCCGCGCCGCGTGGGCGGCCGTGGTCGGGAGCGACCCGAGCAGGCGGTCGGCGGCGGCCTCCACCTCGACCGCGGGCGCGCCGGCCGGGAGCGACCCGCACCACGCCCGCACGACGTCGCGCCGCGTGGCCGTCGGGCTGCGCCGGCCGAGCGCCTCCACCACGTCGGCGGCGGCGGTGGGTGACGCCAAGGCGTGGCCGCCGGCATCGGGACCGGTGACAACGCGCCGCGGCACGCGGTCGAGCACCGCCTCGAGCCGCCCCGGGCTCAGGCCCGCCGCCCGCGCCCGGCGCTCCCACGACGGCCGGAGGTCGTCGGCCGACACATGGGGGTCGCGCGCCGGGCGGGTGGCATGGGCGGCGACGGCGCGGGCCCGGCCCCCGCCGAGGCCGCGCTCCGACAGGTGCCGGGCGATCTCCACGGCGCGCTGCGAGAACGCCAGCCGCGCCTCGGCGCCGATCCCGGCGACGTCCGCCCGCCCGGCGCGCAACGGCTCCCACGCCACGCCGAGCCGCCGGCTCAGCTCGTGGCGGAGCTGCGCGTGGTAGAGCGCGCCGGCGGCGGCGGCGTGCGCGTACAGGCCGCGCCCGTCGAGCGCCGTGAACGACCCCTCGGGACCGCGGCCGAGGTTGGCCATGACCACGTGGCTGTGCAGGTGGGGATCGAGGGCACGGCTGACGCGGTGCACGAACCCGGCGCTCGCCACGGCGGCGGCCGCCACCGGGACGGGGACGCCGCCGTCGCCCCGGCGCACGGCGACGGCGCGCTGTTCCACGTAGCCGAGGGCCGCGGTGACAGCGGCGTCGTGGGCGGCGCGCACCTCGGCGCCGACGACCGGCCCACCCAGCGCGTGCAGGAGGCTGACGGACTTGGGCGCACAGAAGCTGAGGTCGAACCCGGCCACGGAGACCCGGTCGTGCCACCGGCCGAGTCTCTCGCCCGTGCCGGGGTGGTCGCCGCGCAGCACCGCCCCGAGCGCGTCGGCCTCCACGACGCCGCCCAGGCCGAGCGTCGCCGACCCGGTCCCGAGCCACTCGCCGGGCGCCTCGATACCCGTCCCGCCCGGGCCGGTGGCGACCTCCAGGTAGTAGGCGTGCCTGCCCGCCCGGACCTTGGCCACCCGCAGCACAGACCCTCCAGGGGCTGCGCCCGGCACGGCACCGGCGGGCCCGGTGGGGAGGGTGTCGGTCGCGCTTCACCGACGACCTCGCCGCCATCCTTGCCCGGGAGGGTCGGTCGGCTCGGTCCGCACGACGACAGCACTCGGTACGACCGGATGCCGGGACCCCGCGTGACGACGGTGACGACGGGCGACAGGCCGGACAGGCCGCGTGCGCCCCGCGCCCGGCGGGATGGGCCGGATCGACGGCTAGGGCCGGGGCGTTCGGTAGCGCGACAGCAGCTGGCGCGCCGCCTGGCGCCCCGCCTGGGCGAGCTCGGGCGGGTCGAGCACCTCGGCGTGCGGCCCGAGGCGCAGCAACAACCGGCCGAACCACACGGTGCTCGCCACGGCCAACGTGACGCGGGTGCGCCCGTCGCGCAGCGGCTCGGTCCCGAAGGTCGGGAGGGCCTCGATGATCCACGCCGCCTCGTCGTCCACCGCCAGGTGCGCCACCGTCGCCTCGGGCCCGGGCACGAAGGCCTCGGCACCCGGCCCGGCCCGGCCGTCGCCCTCGCCGTCGCGGTGGGCGTCACCGGGCCGACCGGTGGCGGCACCTGCCGTCGCGGTGGCGGCGGGGGCGCCGTGGCAGGCGGGCTCGCCGGTGAGGCGCGCCGAGGACACGCGGTCGACGCGAAAGCGCCGCATGCTCTCGGCGTTGTGGCAGTACCCGTCGAGGTACCACCGGCCCTCGATCGACACCACGTCCACCGGGTCGACGACGCGCCGCGACTCCCGGTCGCTCGACGCCGAGTAGTAGCGCAGCTCGAGCTGGCGCCCGCGCTCGGCGGCGTCCCGGACGATGGCGAGGTGCGCGGGCTCACGCAGGTCGATGCGCAGCAGGGTCCGGCCCCCGAGCACGGCGTCGAGCTTCGCCGCCGCCCGCCGCAGGGCACCGTCGGGATCGGCGCCCGGCACCGCCGCGATGGCGCGGGCCGACGCCGCCAGGGCGAACCCCTCGGCGGCGGTGAGCTTCCGGGGCCGGGCCAGCTCGGCGCCGAGGTCGGCCACGACCTCCTGGTCGTCGACGATGATCTCCATGAGCTGGTCGGGGCTGTAGGGGGGCAGGCCGCAGCACGCCGCCAGCTCCAGGTCGGCGATGAGCTCGTCGGGATCGAGACCGAAACGCTCCGACAACTCCGACACCGGCGCCCGCCCCACCCGGGCCAGCCAGGTGAGCACGGCCAGCAGCCGAAGCAGCCGCGACCCGGCGTCGGCGCGCGTGGCCATCACGACCCCCCCGCGCCGTCGGGGCCGGACAGCGCCTGGAGCCACGCCACCATGTCGGCGCGCACCTCCTCGGGGCCCA contains:
- a CDS encoding GrpB family protein, with the protein product MTDRTGGPGDMPGDMRGGVPGDPGFDAYLDAVLVGGREERPVVLADPDPTWPAVFERQRAAIARALGGRARRIDHVGSTAVPGLAAKPIVDIQVTVEDPDDEVAFAPDLERAGYLLRVREPGHRMFRTAGRDVHVHVWAAGSDDERRHVLFRDWLRLDADDRRLYEDTKRRLAARHWRDVNYYAEAKSPVIAAIMGRAEAWATHTGWRPN
- a CDS encoding SDR family oxidoreductase, with the translated sequence MARVLITGCSSGFGRATAVELKKRGYQVVATARRPETLADLDVDQRLALDVTDDASVTAAVAAAGELDVLVNNAGIGIGGPVELVPLAEVRRLFDTNFFGALRMMQAVLPGMRARGTGTIVNLSSVSGRVAAPLSGFYAASKYALEAVSEALHVEAGHFGINVVVIEPGYFKTNIGESHRDFGVDAPPYDELEAATRKIEERLGRGEAPGPEVVAAAIADAVEAPGVPWRVPVGTDAEMVLGARAALDDAAFEKAMREVLGLDW
- a CDS encoding alpha-amylase family glycosyl hydrolase, with amino-acid sequence MPGAPGAHADTPRGAAQGPGGPGGGEWWRSAVLYQVYLRSFADADGDGVGDLAGLLERLEHLAWLGVDAVWLSPVGPSPNADWGYDVADYCDVHPVFGSLADLDRVIARAAESGIRVLLDLVPNHTSDHHPWFVESRSSPRGPRRDWYVWADPAPDGSPPNNWVSTFGGPAWTFDDASGQYYLHNFLPEQPDLNWWNDGVRAAFDDILRFWWDRGVAGFRIDVCTMVVKDAQLRDNPPATEDDPWIMQMFGQRTEYNSNRPEVHDVLRRWRRVSAGYDEPRLLLGETNVEELETLCSYYGAGDDELHLGFNFPFIEAPFESAALSGIVARTEALLPPGAWPVWTGSNHDVSRLATRWAGGDPARTRLALLMLLTLRGTPVLFQGDEIGLTDGELSEEQLLDPVGLRFWPHYAGRDPQRTPMPWDGGPNGGFSAPGPTPWLPMTDPAACNVAAQRADPASVLWFVRDVIALRRGSPDLHGGDYREMAAPDGVWAWRRGESTVVALNLGDLPAALDLPGAHHVLIGTDRARDGSDAPSPVRLGPWEGVVLAAPTGGLRSP
- the ribC gene encoding riboflavin synthase; the protein is MDRIGVVDTMFARYDMGTEAVDELKQCPGHGERFEVVRRTVPGFKDLGVECKKLVEEEGCAIVVALGMPGKAAVDQVCAHEASQGIMLAQLLTNTHVLEVFVHENEEEDPERLAAVCVDRARKHARNAYWMVYEPEQLTRRAGRGVRQGYGDAGPIVPPRS
- the mobF gene encoding MobF family relaxase; this encodes MAKVRAGRHAYYLEVATGPGGTGIEAPGEWLGTGSATLGLGGVVEADALGAVLRGDHPGTGERLGRWHDRVSVAGFDLSFCAPKSVSLLHALGGPVVGAEVRAAHDAAVTAALGYVEQRAVAVRRGDGGVPVPVAAAAVASAGFVHRVSRALDPHLHSHVVMANLGRGPEGSFTALDGRGLYAHAAAAGALYHAQLRHELSRRLGVAWEPLRAGRADVAGIGAEARLAFSQRAVEIARHLSERGLGGGRARAVAAHATRPARDPHVSADDLRPSWERRARAAGLSPGRLEAVLDRVPRRVVTGPDAGGHALASPTAAADVVEALGRRSPTATRRDVVRAWCGSLPAGAPAVEVEAAADRLLGSLPTTAAHAARAEGRGVGERRHVVGGRVVEQTAPALGVAPGRDDRAEHAELGRLLARRGMELPAPGRHRDRARSRHEDLGMGLG
- a CDS encoding WYL domain-containing protein produces the protein MATRADAGSRLLRLLAVLTWLARVGRAPVSELSERFGLDPDELIADLELAACCGLPPYSPDQLMEIIVDDQEVVADLGAELARPRKLTAAEGFALAASARAIAAVPGADPDGALRRAAAKLDAVLGGRTLLRIDLREPAHLAIVRDAAERGRQLELRYYSASSDRESRRVVDPVDVVSIEGRWYLDGYCHNAESMRRFRVDRVSSARLTGEPACHGAPAATATAGAATGRPGDAHRDGEGDGRAGPGAEAFVPGPEATVAHLAVDDEAAWIIEALPTFGTEPLRDGRTRVTLAVASTVWFGRLLLRLGPHAEVLDPPELAQAGRQAARQLLSRYRTPRP